In Anaerolineales bacterium, the following proteins share a genomic window:
- the dnaK gene encoding molecular chaperone DnaK, protein MSKIIGIDLGTTNSVVATIEGGEPTVISTAEGGRLLPSVVAFSKNGERLVGQTAKRQAVINPENTVSSIKRFIGRRYADVAEERKMVPYEVIEGPGGDARVKLPATGKQYSPQEISAMVLGKLKADAEAYLGEKVSQAVITVPAYFNDSQRQATKDAGKIAGLEVLRIINEPTAAALAYGLDKKANETILVFDLGGGTFDVSLLEVGDGVIEVKSTNGDTHLGGDDWDEAIVNWLADEYKKDHGIDLRADRQALQRLREAAEKAKIELSTLTETDINLPYVTADASGPKHLQYKLSRAKFEQLTESLLTRLRGPFEAAMKDAGLATSAIDEVVLVGGSTRMPMVQELVRSLSGKEPHKGVNPDEVVAVGAAIQAGVLGGEVKDVLLLDVTPLSLGVETLGGVMTKMIERNTTIPVKKTEVYSTADDNQTAVDIHILQGERTQAADNMSLGHFRLDGIPAAPRGVPQVEVTFDIDANGILSVTAKDKASGKEQRITVTASTNLSQSEVERMVEQAKAHESEDRQRRELVEARNAADSLAYQTEKTLKELGDKLPAAERSSIEAKVQELRSAVEGEDRQRIQQRSEDLQNAFHAISQQLYAQEQAAAADPQATHNGANGHGHSDEGVVEGEFREA, encoded by the coding sequence ATGTCCAAAATCATAGGAATTGACCTGGGAACCACCAACAGTGTGGTCGCCACCATCGAGGGCGGTGAGCCTACCGTCATCTCGACCGCTGAGGGCGGCCGCCTGCTGCCTTCCGTAGTGGCGTTTAGCAAGAACGGCGAGCGCCTGGTGGGCCAAACCGCCAAGCGCCAGGCGGTGATCAACCCGGAGAACACCGTATCCTCGATCAAGCGTTTCATTGGCCGCCGCTATGCGGATGTGGCCGAGGAGCGCAAGATGGTGCCCTATGAGGTGATCGAAGGCCCCGGCGGTGATGCGCGCGTCAAGCTGCCCGCCACCGGCAAGCAATACAGCCCGCAGGAGATCTCGGCGATGGTGCTGGGTAAGCTCAAGGCGGATGCCGAAGCCTACCTGGGCGAGAAGGTCAGCCAGGCGGTGATCACCGTGCCGGCGTACTTCAACGACAGCCAGCGCCAGGCCACCAAGGATGCCGGCAAGATCGCCGGCCTCGAAGTCCTGCGCATCATCAACGAGCCTACCGCGGCTGCCCTGGCCTACGGGCTCGACAAGAAGGCCAATGAAACCATTCTGGTCTTCGACCTGGGCGGTGGTACTTTCGATGTCAGCCTGTTGGAAGTGGGCGACGGCGTGATCGAGGTCAAGAGCACCAACGGTGATACGCACCTGGGTGGTGATGACTGGGATGAAGCCATCGTCAACTGGCTGGCCGACGAGTACAAGAAGGATCACGGTATTGACCTGCGCGCCGACCGCCAGGCACTGCAACGCCTGCGTGAGGCTGCGGAGAAGGCCAAGATCGAGCTGTCCACCTTGACCGAGACCGACATCAACTTGCCCTACGTCACCGCGGATGCCTCCGGCCCCAAGCACTTGCAGTACAAGCTCAGCCGCGCCAAGTTCGAACAACTGACCGAGAGCCTGCTGACCCGCCTGCGCGGCCCGTTCGAGGCCGCCATGAAGGATGCGGGCCTGGCGACCAGCGCGATTGACGAAGTTGTGCTGGTGGGTGGCTCCACGCGCATGCCGATGGTGCAAGAGTTGGTGCGCAGCCTGAGCGGCAAAGAGCCGCATAAGGGCGTCAATCCGGATGAGGTGGTGGCCGTAGGCGCCGCCATCCAGGCCGGCGTGCTGGGTGGTGAGGTCAAGGATGTGCTGCTGCTGGATGTTACGCCGCTCTCGCTGGGGGTTGAAACCCTGGGTGGCGTGATGACCAAGATGATCGAGCGCAACACCACCATCCCGGTGAAGAAGACCGAGGTCTACTCCACCGCCGATGACAACCAAACCGCGGTGGACATTCACATCCTGCAGGGTGAGCGCACCCAGGCCGCCGACAACATGAGCCTGGGCCACTTTCGCCTGGATGGTATCCCCGCGGCGCCGCGCGGCGTACCGCAGGTAGAGGTGACCTTTGACATTGACGCCAATGGCATCCTCAGCGTGACCGCCAAGGACAAGGCCAGCGGCAAGGAGCAACGCATCACCGTCACCGCCTCCACCAATCTCAGCCAGAGCGAGGTGGAGCGCATGGTTGAGCAAGCCAAGGCGCATGAGAGCGAAGATCGCCAGCGCCGTGAGCTGGTGGAGGCGCGCAACGCCGCCGACAGCCTGGCTTATCAAACTGAGAAGACTTTAAAGGAGCTGGGCGATAAACTGCCGGCTGCCGAGCGCAGCAGCATCGAAGCCAAGGTGCAGGAGTTACGCAGCGCTGTGGAAGGCGAAGACCGCCAGCGCATCCAGCAGCGTAGCGAGGACTTGCAGAACGCGTTCCACGCCATCAGCCAGCAGC
- a CDS encoding methyltransferase domain-containing protein, with protein MSPTPADLRAEIETRLRQYYEDYYRVDLSLRDWRERIEYRLDEEANFAEPNIRKVEEWLGLDFAGQRVLVVGAGTGAESIVLHQRGAEVYGIEPYDKAMAILNLKAELYGLPQARFQQAVAEHIPHPDETFDFIYCYTVIEHVQDVEATIDEMLRVCKTGGLVFIQTPDYRFPYEAHYKIDRPAFSPRWLTALRLRLQGRSAAFLNTVNFVTAPELNRLFFARNVLTMRMEPNWLFGWKQAGQEHTRAYRFAARQGISRDQNIFLRKLGPSR; from the coding sequence ATGAGCCCTACCCCCGCAGACCTGCGCGCGGAGATCGAAACCCGCCTGCGCCAATATTATGAAGACTACTACCGGGTGGATTTGAGCCTGCGTGATTGGCGCGAACGAATTGAGTATCGCCTGGACGAAGAAGCCAATTTTGCTGAGCCTAACATCCGCAAGGTGGAAGAGTGGCTGGGCCTGGATTTCGCCGGCCAACGCGTGCTGGTGGTAGGCGCTGGCACGGGGGCCGAGAGCATCGTGCTGCACCAGCGCGGCGCTGAGGTCTACGGCATCGAACCGTATGACAAGGCGATGGCGATCCTCAACCTCAAAGCCGAGCTCTACGGGCTGCCGCAGGCCCGCTTTCAGCAGGCGGTAGCCGAGCACATTCCGCATCCTGACGAGACCTTCGATTTCATCTATTGCTATACCGTCATCGAACATGTGCAGGATGTAGAAGCCACGATTGATGAAATGCTGCGCGTATGCAAAACCGGCGGCCTGGTCTTCATTCAAACACCGGATTATCGCTTCCCATATGAGGCGCACTATAAGATCGACCGGCCAGCCTTTTCGCCGCGCTGGCTGACCGCCCTACGGCTACGGCTGCAGGGGCGCTCGGCGGCTTTCCTCAACACGGTGAATTTCGTTACCGCACCTGAGCTTAACCGCCTCTTTTTTGCACGCAACGTGCTCACCATGCGCATGGAGCCTAACTGGCTGTTTGGCTGGAAGCAGGCCGGCCAAGAGCATACGCGTGCATACCGCTTTGCGGCGCGCCAGGGGATCAGCCGCGATCAAAACATCTTCCTGCGCAAACTGGGGCCCAGCCGATGA
- a CDS encoding class I SAM-dependent methyltransferase translates to MTRIARMFAKALAWVANRLPQAALERMLERVIVARSQQLPAADGLRFLFRLDALLYSLQGPLSGVYGGGVHSKHRHTGYHDFFVERIGADERVLDIGCGMGAVAFDIAQRTGAQVHGVDLNAESIAEAQHRYQLPNLRFTVQDALQLKLDTPYDTIVLSNVLEHIVERPEFLRQAMQATGAKRIFIRVPLFERDWRVPLKQELGVEWRLDLDHKTEFTLAQFATETQAAGLQIVHQEVHWGEVWAELKP, encoded by the coding sequence ATGACACGCATCGCGCGAATGTTTGCCAAAGCCTTAGCCTGGGTCGCCAACCGGTTGCCGCAGGCTGCCCTGGAACGCATGCTGGAGCGCGTGATCGTAGCGCGCAGCCAGCAGTTGCCCGCAGCCGATGGCCTGCGCTTCCTCTTCCGGCTGGATGCGCTGCTGTATTCGCTGCAAGGGCCGCTTTCGGGGGTGTACGGCGGCGGGGTGCATTCCAAGCACCGCCACACCGGCTATCACGACTTTTTTGTTGAGCGCATCGGTGCCGATGAGCGCGTGCTGGATATTGGCTGTGGCATGGGCGCGGTGGCCTTCGATATCGCCCAGCGCACCGGCGCTCAGGTACACGGGGTTGACCTTAACGCCGAGAGTATTGCCGAGGCACAGCACCGTTACCAGTTGCCCAATCTGCGCTTCACGGTACAAGACGCGCTGCAATTAAAGCTAGACACCCCGTACGACACGATCGTGCTCTCCAATGTGCTTGAGCACATCGTCGAGCGGCCGGAATTCTTACGCCAAGCCATGCAAGCCACGGGCGCCAAGCGCATCTTCATCCGCGTGCCCTTGTTTGAGCGCGATTGGCGCGTGCCGCTCAAGCAGGAGCTCGGCGTCGAGTGGCGCCTGGATCTGGACCACAAGACTGAGTTCACCCTGGCACAGTTTGCGACAGAGACCCAGGCGGCCGGCTTGCAGATCGTGCACCAGGAAGTGCACTGGGGTGAGGTGTGGGCCGAACTGAAGCCATGA
- a CDS encoding class I SAM-dependent methyltransferase, whose protein sequence is MGRTEAMKVTLEEQLSYSLRRQQVDAFLAQQLAQLPSGSRLLDLGGVKHGQRGHSRTASQGLQVTVANLVTDKGLDLLTDAAHLPLATASYPAVLCSEVLEHVSDPLAVVQQIQRVLQPGGLLLATVPFMFRQHADPSDYGRYTEWFWSENLQRLGFTQIVIEKQGLFGSVLADMLRHWWQQRLLEGSRPRRLNRWLLPRLMAAARRRALRFDQQHAQHRVWSSYTSGFGIRAHKPA, encoded by the coding sequence GTGGGCCGAACTGAAGCCATGAAGGTGACGCTCGAGGAGCAGCTCTCCTATTCGCTGCGCCGCCAGCAGGTGGATGCTTTCCTGGCGCAGCAGCTTGCCCAGCTGCCCAGCGGCAGCCGCCTGCTGGACCTGGGCGGCGTGAAGCATGGCCAGCGCGGCCATAGCCGCACGGCCAGCCAGGGCCTGCAGGTCACCGTGGCCAACCTGGTGACCGACAAAGGGCTAGACCTGCTGACCGATGCCGCTCACCTGCCACTGGCAACCGCCAGCTACCCGGCCGTGCTATGTTCCGAAGTGCTTGAACACGTGAGTGATCCATTGGCCGTAGTGCAGCAGATCCAGCGCGTGCTGCAGCCGGGCGGCCTGCTGCTCGCCACCGTGCCATTCATGTTCCGCCAGCATGCAGACCCGAGCGACTATGGGCGCTATACCGAATGGTTTTGGAGCGAGAATCTGCAGCGGCTGGGGTTCACGCAGATCGTTATCGAAAAACAGGGCCTGTTTGGCAGCGTATTGGCCGACATGCTGCGCCATTGGTGGCAACAGCGCCTCCTCGAAGGGAGCCGCCCGCGGCGGCTCAACCGCTGGCTGCTGCCGCGGCTAATGGCGGCAGCACGCCGCCGCGCCCTGCGCTTTGATCAGCAGCATGCCCAGCACCGCGTGTGGAGCAGCTACACCAGCGGCTTCGGCATCCGCGCCCACAAACCGGCATGA
- a CDS encoding glycosyltransferase family 4 protein has translation MKARIAYLLQMFGVGGMPKWLYRLAGELADEFDFHFIATHSDYVLPEYRQVAQVAVVPFRKLPLAGYLLRQRIDLAQIANLRLYADAARLAGVPSVIERVDGMRSGAALGSKAGLDAVVASTAGMAQHLAGLMPSEKIHTIYNGVDLAAVDAAPIERFGLGTDKIIIGRTSRLGGGKNLSLLIAAVKQLRQHSHYQHVHLVICGGDTTQPGAVPMLAQLRAEAAALGAAVTFTGEVADPMPVTKGFDIATCTSLPNNEGIPNSLIEAMAASKPVVASAVDDIPELVQDGQTGLLFESNNVAALAAALARLVEDAALRQRMGAAGRARIERDFDLRQQAERYRQLYRSLLQQNGRHWLSRF, from the coding sequence ATGAAAGCGCGCATTGCGTATTTGTTGCAGATGTTTGGCGTGGGCGGCATGCCCAAATGGCTCTACCGCCTGGCGGGTGAGCTGGCGGATGAATTTGATTTTCACTTTATTGCCACCCATTCCGACTACGTGCTGCCAGAGTACCGCCAGGTAGCTCAGGTGGCTGTAGTGCCCTTTCGCAAGCTGCCCCTGGCAGGCTATTTGCTGCGCCAACGGATTGACCTGGCGCAGATCGCCAATCTGCGCCTGTACGCCGATGCGGCGCGGCTGGCCGGCGTGCCCAGCGTGATCGAGCGGGTGGACGGCATGCGCAGCGGTGCAGCCCTGGGCAGCAAGGCCGGGCTGGATGCGGTGGTAGCGTCCACCGCTGGCATGGCGCAGCACCTGGCGGGGCTGATGCCCAGCGAGAAAATTCACACGATCTACAACGGGGTGGATTTGGCGGCAGTGGATGCTGCGCCCATAGAGCGCTTTGGCTTGGGTACCGACAAGATCATCATCGGCCGCACCTCGCGCCTGGGCGGTGGCAAGAACCTCTCGCTGCTGATCGCCGCCGTCAAGCAGTTACGCCAACACAGCCACTACCAACATGTGCATTTGGTGATCTGCGGCGGCGATACCACTCAACCGGGGGCCGTGCCGATGCTGGCTCAGCTGCGCGCTGAGGCCGCAGCGCTGGGCGCCGCGGTGACCTTTACCGGCGAAGTGGCTGACCCAATGCCGGTGACCAAGGGCTTTGATATCGCCACGTGTACCTCGCTGCCCAACAACGAGGGCATCCCCAACTCGCTGATCGAAGCAATGGCCGCCAGCAAGCCGGTGGTAGCCAGCGCGGTCGACGATATTCCCGAACTGGTGCAAGACGGCCAGACCGGCCTATTGTTTGAGAGCAACAATGTGGCGGCGCTGGCGGCGGCCTTGGCGCGCCTGGTAGAGGATGCCGCCTTGCGCCAGCGGATGGGCGCGGCAGGGCGGGCACGCATCGAAAGAGACTTCGATCTGCGGCAGCAAGCCGAGCGCTATCGCCAGCTCTATCGCAGCCTGCTGCAACAAAACGGCCGCCACTGGCTCAGCCGTTTCTAA
- a CDS encoding AlkZ family DNA glycosylase: MKPTEIIRRRLANQHLAGKPLSTPLEVVSAQGALQAQDFYGALWALAQRLPAGWTESAVEAWFADGRILRTHILRPTWHFVAPEDLGWMLLLSAPRVNAFNAYMYRQHGIDTATQKRSLKALQRSLEGGRQLMRKELAEALEDSGIPIGSGAPGSIRLAHIIMFAELAGLITSGPRRGKQFTYMLLDERAPAARRLPARAEALAELARRYFGARGPASAHDFAWWSGLTLADCRAAAQAAGLHSTELDGKTYWWSKERAPARSVRSAWLLPNFDEYGIGFADRRHIEPQAYKSFWAGGNYMLPHFYIINGRTAGMWKRELGKQEVRITLQSPFGGDLRADAKVLDGNIQRYAKFLGLAAKVELLV, from the coding sequence ATGAAGCCAACCGAAATTATTCGCCGCCGCCTGGCCAACCAGCATCTGGCGGGCAAACCGCTCAGCACGCCACTCGAGGTTGTATCCGCCCAGGGCGCGCTGCAGGCGCAGGATTTCTACGGGGCACTCTGGGCTTTGGCGCAGCGCCTGCCCGCCGGCTGGACGGAGAGTGCCGTCGAGGCCTGGTTCGCCGATGGGCGCATTCTGCGCACCCACATCTTGCGCCCCACCTGGCACTTTGTGGCCCCAGAGGATCTTGGCTGGATGCTGCTGCTGAGCGCGCCGCGCGTCAATGCGTTCAACGCCTACATGTACCGCCAGCACGGCATAGACACCGCCACCCAAAAGCGCTCGTTGAAGGCATTACAGCGCAGCCTCGAAGGCGGCCGCCAATTAATGCGCAAAGAGCTCGCCGAAGCTCTTGAAGATAGTGGCATTCCCATTGGCAGTGGTGCGCCGGGCAGTATTCGCTTGGCACACATCATTATGTTTGCTGAGTTGGCGGGCTTGATTACCAGCGGCCCGCGGCGCGGTAAGCAATTCACATACATGCTGCTGGATGAGCGCGCCCCAGCTGCGCGGCGCCTGCCCGCGCGGGCTGAAGCCTTGGCCGAACTGGCCCGCCGCTACTTCGGCGCCCGCGGCCCGGCCAGCGCACACGACTTTGCCTGGTGGTCTGGCCTCACCCTGGCCGATTGCCGCGCCGCTGCGCAGGCCGCTGGGCTGCATAGCACTGAGTTGGATGGCAAAACCTACTGGTGGTCAAAAGAGCGTGCGCCAGCCAGGAGCGTGCGCAGCGCCTGGCTGCTGCCCAATTTTGACGAGTACGGCATTGGCTTTGCTGATCGCCGCCATATTGAGCCGCAAGCATACAAGTCGTTCTGGGCGGGCGGCAACTACATGCTGCCCCATTTCTACATCATCAACGGGCGCACGGCGGGCATGTGGAAGCGCGAGCTGGGCAAGCAAGAGGTGCGCATCACGCTGCAATCGCCCTTTGGTGGCGATCTGAGAGCTGACGCCAAGGTACTGGACGGAAATATCCAGCGGTATGCAAAGTTCCTGGGCTTAGCGGCGAAGGTGGAGCTGCTGGTTTAG
- a CDS encoding siderophore-interacting protein, whose amino-acid sequence MSRGLTGLVLKGYGAKDYQLTLLGKQSIAPHFVRFRFSSPQLLQEIEWHPATWLRFWFPDTHGKRKEVQRAYTLVAAYPAQGEFEIDVLLHQPPGPATLWFESAQPGHQLTGTFLGSRFRMPHPEPASFLLIGDACSTPAINNLIAAAQPSTPLEVYLESNDAHDATIPLASHPQLTLQRVPRRGPESLLAAIPHRPRAGWFAWAAGEAGTLKLLHHALRSEHGFDKERMHVQSYWSETTKH is encoded by the coding sequence GTGAGCAGAGGATTGACTGGCCTGGTGCTGAAAGGCTATGGGGCCAAAGATTACCAGCTTACCTTGCTGGGCAAGCAGAGCATCGCACCGCATTTTGTGCGCTTTCGCTTCAGCAGCCCGCAGCTATTGCAAGAGATCGAGTGGCACCCGGCCACCTGGCTGCGCTTTTGGTTCCCGGATACGCATGGCAAGCGCAAGGAGGTGCAGCGCGCCTACACGCTGGTGGCCGCCTACCCCGCGCAGGGTGAGTTTGAAATCGATGTACTCTTGCACCAGCCGCCGGGGCCGGCCACGCTGTGGTTTGAGAGCGCCCAACCGGGTCACCAGCTCACGGGCACGTTCCTGGGCTCACGCTTTCGCATGCCGCACCCCGAACCGGCCAGCTTCCTACTCATCGGCGATGCGTGCTCCACGCCGGCGATCAACAACCTCATCGCCGCCGCCCAGCCCAGCACCCCGCTGGAAGTCTATCTGGAAAGCAACGACGCACACGATGCAACAATTCCGCTGGCCAGCCATCCGCAGTTAACCTTGCAGCGCGTGCCGCGCCGCGGGCCGGAATCATTGCTGGCAGCCATCCCGCACCGCCCGCGAGCAGGCTGGTTCGCCTGGGCCGCCGGCGAAGCGGGCACGTTGAAGCTGCTGCACCACGCGCTCAGAAGCGAACATGGCTTTGACAAAGAGCGCATGCATGTGCAATCCTACTGGTCTGAAACTACGAAGCATTGA
- a CDS encoding alpha/beta hydrolase, producing MTHTYGNSHYFTLPDGRKLHYWLKGEGGPTVVFEAGMGFSGAMWGQVQPAVAERATTLVYDRAGTGRSDDRRDAHTLARVVADLAALLASLPQLAPFILVGASWGGPIVRQLAASGQLAVRGLVLVDQSDENAPDFFTPAARKQFEATPKLLIPLAKLGLYKLIGQGPGKHQPADVRQDHYAFDFTLRAAENFAAEIANFIPDMEWLRDHPTRLEGMEVSVISGMKAGFLDGKQRKSINAAHRKTAQQLAQARFVPAERAGHYVMFHQPEIIVSEVARLLGKA from the coding sequence ATGACGCACACTTACGGAAACTCCCATTACTTCACCCTGCCCGATGGGCGCAAACTGCACTATTGGCTCAAAGGGGAAGGCGGGCCAACGGTAGTGTTTGAAGCGGGCATGGGCTTCTCCGGCGCGATGTGGGGCCAGGTGCAGCCCGCCGTGGCCGAACGTGCCACCACGCTGGTGTATGACCGCGCCGGTACCGGCCGCAGCGATGACCGCCGGGATGCACACACCCTCGCGCGGGTAGTGGCCGACCTGGCGGCGCTGTTGGCCAGCCTGCCGCAGTTAGCGCCCTTCATTCTGGTGGGCGCCAGTTGGGGCGGGCCGATCGTGCGCCAATTGGCCGCCAGCGGCCAGTTGGCGGTTCGCGGGCTGGTGCTGGTGGACCAGAGCGACGAGAACGCGCCGGATTTCTTTACGCCCGCGGCACGCAAGCAGTTCGAAGCCACACCCAAACTGCTGATCCCCCTGGCCAAGCTAGGCCTGTATAAGTTGATCGGCCAGGGGCCGGGCAAACACCAGCCGGCCGATGTGCGCCAGGATCACTATGCGTTTGATTTCACGCTGCGCGCCGCGGAGAATTTCGCCGCCGAGATCGCCAACTTCATCCCAGATATGGAATGGTTGCGCGACCACCCTACCCGTTTAGAGGGCATGGAGGTGAGTGTGATCAGCGGCATGAAGGCTGGCTTCTTGGATGGCAAGCAGCGCAAATCGATCAATGCGGCCCACCGCAAGACGGCGCAACAGCTCGCCCAGGCGCGCTTTGTGCCCGCCGAACGTGCCGGGCACTATGTGATGTTCCACCAGCCTGAAATTATCGTGAGCGAGGTAGCACGCTTGCTTGGCAAAGCATAG
- a CDS encoding MBL fold metallo-hydrolase: MQIHFHGAAQTVTGSQHLLEINGRKLLLDCGLYQGARKESAERNTHFAFDVQAVDAVILSHAHIDHSGNLPNLVKSGYRGAIHAQNATADLCKVMLEDSANIQESDAAHINRRLKPGEPPVVPLYTVADAKQTHSQFTNHDYMAPFDVLPGVQATFVEAGHILGSAAIALDIDDHGKQRRFWFSGDIGRPGLTLIKDPVLPSAADTLLIESTYGDRNHLPPEHAAEQLSGIIGDTLRRGGKVIIPAFAVGRTQEIVYHLHQLMDSGAVPKAPVFVDSPLAVNVTDIFRRHPDCLDDETRAFLKDDKHTEALGFDMLTYIRSVDESKALNERKDPMVIISASGMMEVGRVLHHLEHNVDDEKSLVLIVSWMAPHTLGRRLVEGAERIRIFGNEYDRKIRVASINGFSAHAGQDGLREYAAAVKDRVRNIYLVHGEAGPAAALTEKLHGDGFANVYYPARGDVAELW, encoded by the coding sequence ATGCAAATTCATTTTCATGGTGCGGCACAAACAGTAACCGGTTCGCAGCACTTGCTTGAGATCAATGGCCGCAAGCTATTGCTGGATTGTGGCCTCTACCAGGGGGCGCGCAAAGAATCAGCCGAGCGTAATACTCACTTTGCTTTTGATGTGCAGGCCGTGGATGCGGTGATCCTCTCACACGCCCATATTGACCATAGCGGCAATCTGCCCAATCTGGTCAAGAGTGGCTATCGTGGCGCCATCCATGCCCAGAACGCCACCGCCGATCTGTGCAAAGTCATGTTGGAAGATTCGGCCAATATCCAAGAGAGCGACGCTGCCCATATCAACCGCCGTCTTAAACCGGGCGAGCCGCCGGTGGTGCCGCTGTATACCGTGGCGGATGCCAAGCAAACGCACAGCCAGTTCACCAATCACGATTACATGGCCCCCTTTGACGTGTTGCCGGGCGTGCAGGCCACCTTTGTGGAGGCCGGGCATATTCTCGGTTCGGCGGCGATCGCGTTGGATATTGATGATCATGGCAAGCAACGCCGCTTCTGGTTCTCCGGCGATATTGGCCGGCCAGGGCTCACCCTGATCAAAGACCCCGTGCTGCCCAGCGCCGCCGATACGCTGTTGATTGAAAGTACCTACGGTGACCGCAATCATTTGCCGCCGGAGCACGCCGCCGAGCAGCTCAGCGGCATCATTGGCGATACCCTACGGCGTGGCGGCAAAGTGATCATCCCCGCGTTCGCAGTGGGCCGCACGCAGGAGATCGTATATCACCTGCACCAGTTGATGGATAGTGGCGCGGTGCCCAAAGCGCCTGTATTTGTGGATAGTCCGCTGGCCGTCAACGTAACCGATATTTTTCGCCGCCACCCCGATTGCCTGGATGACGAAACCCGCGCCTTTTTGAAGGATGACAAGCACACCGAAGCCCTGGGCTTCGATATGCTTACCTACATCCGCTCAGTCGACGAGTCCAAAGCGTTGAATGAACGCAAGGATCCGATGGTGATCATTTCCGCCTCGGGCATGATGGAAGTAGGCCGCGTGCTGCACCACCTGGAGCACAACGTAGATGACGAGAAGAGCCTGGTGCTGATCGTCTCGTGGATGGCGCCGCACACGTTGGGGCGCCGCCTGGTGGAAGGCGCCGAGCGCATTCGTATCTTCGGCAATGAGTATGACCGCAAGATCCGCGTGGCCAGCATCAACGGGTTCTCGGCGCATGCGGGGCAAGATGGCCTGCGTGAGTATGCGGCGGCGGTGAAGGACCGCGTGCGCAACATTTACCTGGTGCATGGTGAAGCTGGCCCGGCGGCGGCACTAACCGAGAAGCTGCATGGCGATGGCTTTGCCAATGTGTACTACCCTGCCCGTGGCGATGTGGCCGAGCTGTGGTGA
- a CDS encoding HRDC domain-containing protein produces the protein MSSSTPALITSTDTLTALAERLHHHPLIAVDTEANSLHAYRERLCLLQFSTPDEDALIDPFPLPDLEPLAALFLSPAHEKIFHAGEYDLIVMQRQYHLDFANLFDTMIAARTLGRKRVGLSSLLEEDFGITLEKRFQRADWGARPLQPALLEYARHDTHYLLQLRHKLKADLEAAGRWELAQEDFARLPALTRPSHAGEDVPEVWRVKGARDLTARQAAILSELAEYRAQRAAQADVPLFKVIGDSTLVEIAKLAPHTLEELAPAKGMSEGQLRRHGKPLLAAVQRGLQAAPLRRPPRPPYDEAYVERLEILRAWRKATAKTLDVESDVVLPRDIMESTARANPHRLSELEALFASVPWRFKTWGEHVLKALHPNQG, from the coding sequence ATGTCTAGTAGCACGCCAGCACTGATCACCAGCACGGACACGCTAACCGCCCTGGCAGAGCGCTTACACCACCACCCGCTGATTGCGGTAGATACGGAAGCCAATAGCTTACACGCCTATCGTGAACGGCTGTGCCTATTGCAGTTTTCCACCCCTGACGAAGACGCCTTGATCGATCCCTTTCCTTTGCCGGATCTGGAGCCGCTGGCCGCGCTGTTTCTCAGCCCGGCCCACGAGAAAATTTTCCACGCCGGTGAATATGATCTGATCGTCATGCAGCGCCAATACCACCTGGATTTTGCCAACTTATTTGACACGATGATCGCGGCGCGTACTCTGGGGCGCAAACGCGTCGGCCTCAGCAGCTTGCTGGAAGAAGACTTTGGCATCACGCTGGAAAAGCGCTTCCAACGCGCTGATTGGGGCGCCCGCCCGCTGCAACCGGCGCTGCTGGAGTATGCGCGCCACGATACACACTACCTGCTGCAATTGCGCCACAAGCTCAAGGCGGATCTGGAGGCGGCGGGCCGCTGGGAGCTGGCTCAGGAGGATTTCGCCCGCCTGCCGGCGCTTACCCGCCCCAGCCACGCAGGCGAAGATGTGCCCGAGGTCTGGCGCGTCAAAGGGGCGCGTGATCTGACGGCGCGCCAGGCAGCGATCCTCAGCGAGCTGGCCGAATACCGCGCCCAGCGGGCGGCCCAGGCGGATGTGCCGCTGTTCAAGGTGATCGGCGATAGCACGCTGGTCGAGATCGCCAAACTGGCGCCGCACACCCTCGAGGAATTGGCGCCCGCCAAGGGCATGAGCGAGGGCCAGCTACGCCGCCACGGCAAGCCGCTCTTGGCGGCCGTACAGCGCGGCCTGCAGGCTGCGCCCCTGCGCCGGCCGCCGCGCCCCCCGTATGACGAAGCCTATGTGGAACGTTTAGAAATACTACGCGCCTGGCGCAAAGCCACTGCCAAGACACTGGATGTCGAATCGGATGTGGTATTGCCACGCGATATTATGGAGAGCACGGCCCGCGCCAACCCGCACCGCCTGAGCGAACTGGAAGCCCTGTTTGCCAGTGTGCCCTGGCGTTTCAAGACCTGGGGTGAGCATGTACTCAAGGCCTTGCACCCCAACCAAGGATAG